The DNA segment CCTGAAGGAATATCCGGATACCCGAGCGAAAGAACGTAAAACGCCACATCCCACTTCTGTTTTTCGTCAAGCACCCTTTCAAACGAGGTCATGGCGGTACCTTCAATCCCGAAAGTGGTGGTGTTGTAGACTTTAAAGGGTGAGAGCCCGAGATTTATATCGGGGTCCGTGAAATCCGTGGGAGGAGGGTTAAGAGTCTTGGAGAAAGCATCATCCGGTCTTCCCGAGAGCCCGTGACAGGAGGAGCAGTTCTCCGCGTAAAGCGCCTTTCCGCTTTCGTAATCAGGAATCTTTGCCGGGTATGGCTTTATGTCATAGGCCGAGATGATCCGCCCCTTGAGTTCACCGGCAAGACTTTCCACCTCGGAGGTGGGACCTCTGGATACTATGATTGAGTGAAGGCGCGCAAACTTTTCGGAAAAATCCGCCGTCTCTTCTCTCTTTTCCACAGCCTTTTCCCACAGTTCAACTGCGGCGGAAGAGAAATCCAGCATCTCCTGATACTCAAATTCGTTTATGATCTTCCCGTCTTCAACAGCGTTTAGGTAATCTCCCCCTATGTAGTCGACAAGAGAGAGGATCCTATCCATCTCTCCCGCGTAGGAAAGTCCCGGAAAAAGAAAAAATATGAGAACGGTTACACGGAAGAGACTTTTTCTAAGCATGGTTTATAACCATTTCCACATCTGGGAACTGGGAAGCGTATTTTTTATCATTCTAGACCTTTATTGTCAATAATTCTCACTGCCGTTATCTTTGAAGACAGAAAGGAAATCAGGTGGACAATTCAGCTGATTTTCTCCTTGGCAAATATTTCTCAAAAAATATTCTTGACATCCTAGGTCCAGGATGTTATTAATTTCCATCCTGGATATCAATTATCCATGATATCTATCACTTGTACAAACATAATAAGCTGCAAAAGGAGGATGTTAAGAAATGGTCAATTATATAATACGGTGGAAACCACTTTTAGCCTTTTTCCTGATTTTCTCACTAGGGAGCACACAGGTTTCTCTCGCGGGTACGGCTTCGGAGGAAAGGATAAAAAGGCTTGAGGAACAGATAAAGATTCTCGCAGACGAAATAGAAGCCATAAAATCCGCTTCGGTAACGGAGCCTCCCGTATACGAAATGGAATTCGGGGTGGCCCCGGCAGCTTCAAAGGTCTACAGGGTTGACCAAGGAGTATCTTTTGGAGGATACGGTGAGCTGCTCGTAGCCAATGTAAAAGAGGATTCACACGACGTAGTGGATACACTGAGACTGGTTCTCTATAACGGCTACAAGTACAACGACCACATAGTTTTTAACTCGGAGATAGAGTTCGAACACGGCACAACGGGAAGCAACAAGGACGGAAAAGAGGGTTCGGCGTCGGTTGAGTTTGCGCTGATTGACTTTCTTATCAGCGATCAGTTCAACCTGAGGGGCGGTCTTCTCCTGGCTCCTTTTGGAGTCGTCAACGAAGTTCACGAACCGACGACGTTTTACGGAGTAGGCAGGCCTTCGGTTGAGAGACAGATAGTTCCCTCTACATGGAGAGAAGCGGGAGCCGGAGCACACGGAACGTTCGATCTGGGTAGCATAGGAGCGCTCTCATACAGAGCCTACGGAATGTCGAGTTTCGATTCGCGGGGATTCAAGGCATCAAACAACAGGAGTCTTCGGATAAAGGGAAACAGGGCTAGGTTCGACGACATAGCTTTTGTCGGAAGACTTGAATACGACCCGATTCCGGGAGTCAAGATCGGAGGATCCCTGTACTACGGCAACACGGGTCAGGACGAGGAATTTAACGGCCAGACGATAGACGGTCTTTTCAAGATGTACTCGGTGGACGCGCAGTTTCAGTACGCAGGACTTGACTTAAGGGCGCTGTCCGTGTGGACAAGTCTTGATGACGCTGCACTTATAAACCAGAACAACGGCCTTGAAGGCAACAAATCTGTCGGAGAAAAACAGTCCGGCTGGTATGTTCTCGGAGGGTACAACATCTTCTCCATGCTTAACTCGGGAAGCAAGTACATGGAGTATCTTGCGCCTTTTATCCGGTACGAAAAATACGACTCTCAGAAGGAGGTCCCCACCGGGTATGAAAGAGACCCAGCAAATAATAGGACCGAATATACTTTCGGGATAAATTACAAACCGATTTCAAACGTGGTAATAAAAGCCGAATATCAGAAGCTTGACAACGAAGCAAGTGAGGCGAAGGATCAGTTTAACTTTGGGCTCGGATATGTGTTTTAGGGTACGAGACTTAAATCCGCGATAAACGGGCGCGGGTTTATGTTTTTTTTCTCTCTTTCTCTCTCTTCACAAGGGCAATATTCAGATAGAATGTTGCCCTTATTCTACCATGACTATGAAAATCCTCATGTTAATAACGCTTGTGTTTCTTTTCCATGGTGCAGAAGACGCCTCCGCCAAAGTCCTTCTTACCAAGGGCAAGGCGCTTGAACTTGCTTTCCCGAAAGCCGACGAAGTGGAAAAAAGGCATGTTTTTCTTACCGAGCGCCAAGCCGAGAGCATACGCAAGATGGCCAAGGCTGAGGTAAATTCAAGACTCTACACCTTCTATGTAGCAAAGTCCGGCGGAAAGGAAACAGGCTACGCGGTTATCGATACCCATACTCTTCGAACCCTGACTGAGACCGTAATGTTCGTAATAAACCCTGACGGGACGCTTCGCCACGCCGAGATTCTTGCGTTTTTTGAACCCACAGATTACATGCCGAGCGGAAAATGGATAAACTTGTTCCCAAGAAAAACCAAGCTGGACAAAATGAAAGTAGGCAAAGGAATCCCCAATATCACAGGAGCAACAATAAGCGCCAGATCCTTTTCAACAACCACAAGAAGGGTTCTAGCCGTCTATCGGGTTATGTTCGGGGTTCCGGCTGATTCATAATTAGCTGTCCAAGAGAGAGAAATGAAATTCTTTATCTCAGGAGATATAAGAAAAAACGACCTGCTGAAACTCGTCGTCCTGCTCACGACGATTTTCTTTCTCTTTTTGTGGCTAACCAACCTTCTGCTTTTTTTGAAGGTGGGATTCAGTTATGAAAGCGTCGTCGAGTACTACAGGGGGTCCGAGGAGAGCTTCAGGCCTCCGAGAAGCTACCTGGGGCTACTTGAAGAAGCTCATTTCCACCTTTTCTCAATGGCCGTTTTGCTTGTAACTCTTAACCACCTGTTCCTTTTCACGAACAGAAGTTCCGCCGAAAAGCTCCTCGTGATAATCGCGTCATACGGTTCGGCTTTCCTCGATATAGCCGGCGGCTGGCTCGTAAGATACGTAAGCGCCGAATTCGCTTATGTTAAGATCGGTTCTTTTGTCGTCCTTCAGATATCCCTTCTGTATCTAATCGCCATCGTAACGGTTTACCTCTATAGAAAAAAGCCCGAATACCCGAAGCCACCGCAATGACCCCGGAACGCTAGGGGCACACGTAAGACCCGAAGCAGGATTTTTCCTCTCCTTTCCCCCCGACAACCAGAAAACCCAGGGACTTATCCCTCTGGACAAACGTCTGCGCGCCGGGCAGACCAAGAACCGAAACGGCTGTCGAGAAGACATCAGCTTCCGTAGCGGTCCTAGAAACGGCAACGACAGAAGTCACGTCCCCGGCAGGCCAACCCGTTCTGGGATCTATTATATGGGAGTATCTTTTCCCCCCGTGCTCAAAGTAGCGTTCGTAATCCCCCGAAGTCGCAACACCCTTGTTCACAAGATCAATATTTGAGATGATTTCACTGTCGCTCCCGGGCTTCCTTACTCCCACATACCAGAATTTCTTGCCGGCGGGAGGATTCATCGCATATATGTTTCCCCCGAAATTCACAAGTCCCCTCGTGATCCCGTTTTGCCTGGCAATCCTTACCATCTCGTCAACCGCGTAGCCCTTTCCGATGGCACCGAAATCGAGTCTGAGGCAATCCGTGTCAAAGAAAACCTGAGATTTGGCTTCGTCTATCTTTATTTTCCGAAAACCTGTACACCTAAGCGCACTGTGTATCCGTGATTTCTCGGGCAGCCGTCCCGCAACGGTTTCAGCACGCCAGAGCTCAAAAAGACTACCGATAGTTATGTCAAAAGCTCCGCCGGTAATTTCCGAGTAATTAACCGAGATCCGCACGAGACGCAGAAACTCCCCGGGAACGGATACGGGACGGGCCCCCGCGTTTCTGTTAACTTCCGCAAGGACGCTGTCGTCCCTGTAGTTGCTGAAAAGCCGGTCTATTTCCTTGGTTCTCTCAACGCAGGCATCGACAACCCGGTGAAAAAGCTCCTCGCTCGGGGAATAGAACTTGAGTTCTACGGTTGAGCCCATCGAGTGAAAAGATCTCTCGTAGAGATGCTCTGTGCTTTGAGAACAGGAACAGAAAAGCAGAACTAGAAGCGCAATCAGGCGCATGTTTTCGAAATTACGTAAACCGTGTTTCTGCGAGAGGAGGGAGTCGAACCCTCACACCCTAAGGTACTAGATCCTAAATCTAGCGCGTCTGCCTATTCCGCCACTCTCGCTCTTTAAAGTCAAAACCGGCAAGTGCCTGGAATCGCATTCCAGACAGCGCCGCAAGACGCAAAATGAAATGGGCTGCGAGGGATTCGAACCCACGACCGACTGATTAAGAGTCAGCTGCTCTACCAGGCTGAGCTAGCAGCCCGGAAACAGAATAACAGAAAAGAAAATAAATGAAACCCGCAACACCAGTCAGTGGAAACACCTGAAAAACTTCCGCCTTTTTGAACTATCCCCAAGGATCGTATATTTTTGAAGTTGTGGAAAATCTAATAAATCACTTCAGAGAATACCACAATGCTTACAGCTCGCAGATAGAAAACCTACTGCTGTCCATTCTGATAGTGGCGGGGTTGCTCTTCCTCAGAAGAATTCTTATCTCCCTCATATCCAAGAACACAAAAGATCCAAAAACCGTTTATCACTCCAAGCGCATTATCGGGTACTCCCACGCTTTTCTTCTCATAATACTGCTCGGCAGCGTGTGGATAAAAGGGTTCGGTTCCATAGGAACCTACCTTGGTATCGCCAGTGCAGGTATCGCGATAGCACTTCATGAAACCATTGCCAACATCGCCGGATGGTTCTTCATACTCTGGAGAAAGCCCTTCGTAATAGGGGACCGAATACAGATAGGAGACACCAAAGGAGACGTAATAGACTTAAGGCTGTTTCAGTTCAGCCTAGTCGAGATCGGAAACTGGGTGGAAGCGGAGCAGAGCACGGGCAGGATTATACATGTTCCAAACAGCCATGTGTTAAAAGAAAGAACCGCAAATTACCACGGCGCATTTAACTACATATGGAATGAAATACATATTCTCGTAACGTTTGAGAGCAACTGGGGAAAAACCCGCGAAATCCTTGAAAAGGTAGCGAAAGAAAAAATCGACCCCTCTTGGAAACAGGCAGAGCAACAGCTCCACTTAGCCGCCGAGAGGTACATGATACATTTCTCAAAGCTCACTCCGGCGGTTTACATGTCGGCAAGAGAAAGCGGAGTGCTGTTCTCAGTCAGATACATGGTGAACCCGAGACAGAAAAGGAGTTCGGAGCAAACCCTGTGGGAAGCGATATTAAGCGAGTTTAAAAAGCATTCCGACGTTGAGCTCGCTTACCCAACAACGCGCTTCTATACCTATACGCAGGAGAGCACGGACAAAACAGATCCCGCTCCATGAGCCGGGACGGAGGAAGTCTACTAAGAGTTGTCCCACCAAGGACCTCTATTCGGGCCTCAAGATGGCAACTGCGGCCGCCCCGGGGTTTATGTACTTCCTAGCTACCCTCGCTACATCATCCACCGTAACGGCGAGGATTTTTTCCGGGAACTTTCTGTACTCGTAAGTACCTATACCGTAAAGCTCGTCAAACCCGACTGTGGACGCCTGGGCGGAGTTTCTCTGAAGTCCTATCTCGAAGCTTCCGACTATGTAGTTTTTCGCCCTCTCAAGTTCCTGCTCCCCAACACCGTTTAAGACGAGCCGAAGTTGTTCCCTTATAGCTCCGAGCGCTTCTTTTTCCTTCTGAGGAGCGGTTCCTATATAGACTCCGAAATAGCCACCTTCCATCCCCGGAACGTAAAACGAGGTGACCGCGTAGGCAAGGCTTTTTTTATCCCTAAGTTCAATAAAAAGTCTCCCTCCCTGACCAGAAAGAACGGTGTTGAGCACCTCAAACGCGTAGCGGTCCTGGCTCCTAAACCCTGGGGCGTGAAAACCGGCTATAATGTGGGTCTGGGCCTTTTCCCTTTCAAACTCGATGTTCTCCCTTGCGCTGGAAAGTGCGGATTCACGCGGCGGTCGAATCTTTTTAAAACCGCCTTTTTTCATGCCGCCAAACAGTTTTTCAAGGACGCCAAGTGTTTTCTCCGTATCGATGTCGCCCGCAACGGAAATGACCATGTTCTCGGGTCTTATAACTTTCTCATAGAATCTTGAAACGTCGGTCGAGGTAAATCCGCTTACGTTCTCCTCGGTCCCAAGAACGTTGAACCTGTAAGGGTGACTGAGAAAAAGGGTGCTTAGAAAATTTCTTACCGTCTTTCCCGTGAGATTGTCTTTCTGTCTCTCTAAAGCGGCCAGGATTTCCCTTCTTCCCCGCTCCATTTCCTCATCGGAAAAAGATGGGTTAAGTATCACGTCGGAGAAAATATCCATGGCTCCCTCAAAGTTTTCGCTTAGGGCGGAGAGGGTTACGCCGACGCTGTTTTTCCCCGAGAAGCCGTCGACCGTTCCACCTAGCCCCTCTATCTGGGTGGCTATATCTTCAGCGGAGCGGCTTGATGTGCCCCGGGTGAACATCTCGGCCATGAAGTTTGAAATTCCGTTTGTGCTCTCGTCCTCATACCTGAGACCGCCTAGAAACACCGCGTGAACAGAGAAAAGCGGAACGGCGGGATTCCGTTTCAAAAGAACGCGGACACCGCTTGAAAGCTTGTATTTTTTAAACTCCGCCTGAGGAACGGGACCCTTTTTCTTTTCTTTTTTGGAGGTTGAGCCGGGAAAAACAAGGGCTTTTTTTAAATCCCGCTCGACCTCCTTGGTTTTATCTTTCGGAAGCAGCACTCCCGCGGTGAGGTTTTTCCCTATCAGATACTTCCTAGCTACGCGCATTACATCCTCCGAGGTTACGCTGCTAACCCTCTCGAGGTAGAGCTGTTCGTAACTGTAATCGCCAGTTTCAATCTCAAAGTACCCGAGTTTTCTTGCCTGGCCCTGCATCGTCTCCTTGGCACGGATGAAGTCCCTTTCTATGTTCGTTTTGGCACGGGCAAGTTCCTCAGCTCCCGCGAGCTCGTTTTTTATAAGCTCTATCTCCGCTATTATCTCCTTTGAGGCCTTTTTGACCTTGCCGGGATCAAACACCCCGCCCACGACGAAAAGACCGCTTTCCTTAAGGCTGTACGCATAGGCGTATATGTCATTTACGGTACCGTTCTGCTCCTTTAACTTTCTGTAGAGCCTTGAGCTCTCCCCAGTGCCGAGGATGCCGCTTATCACGTCAAGAACCGGCGTGTCCGCGTGGCTTGCCGGAGGGGTGTGGAAGGCGAAACTGAAGTAACCCGTGCTTACGTCGCGGCCAATAACGAAGGTTCTAGTGCGTTTCTGCTCGGGCTCTGGTGGAAGTTCGCACGCAGGGGTTTTTCTTTTCTTTATCTTCCCGAAAGTCTTTGCCACCGAGCCTTTTATCCTCTCGGGATCAAAATCCCCGACCACAACAAGAATCATGTTGTCCGGGGAGTACCACTTCCTGTAGAAATCCAAGATTCCGTCCCTAGTGAAACTTCCCACGCTCTGCTTGGTTCCTATTATGGGTCTTCCGTAGGGATGAACACTGTAGGCGGTGGAAAAAAGCTTCTGGCTGATTACCCTTGAAGGAGAGTCCTCCCCCCTTCTTATCTCTTCCTGTACAACTTCAAGCTCCTTTTCGAGTTCCGTGGGGTCAAAAGCCGAGTTCTCCATAACGTCGGATAGTACGTCAAGCGCCATGGGCAGGAAGCGCCGCGCGCTTACGATGTAGTAAACCGTCTCGTCAAAGGAGGTAAAGGCGTTTATGTCTCCGCCGCCCGCCTCGACCATCCCTGCTATCTCCCCGACCCGCCTTTTCTCCGTCCCCTTGAAAAGCATGTGCTCGTGCACGTGAGCAAGACCGTATTCCCCCTCCTCCTCGCACGCGCTCCCCGTTTTCACCCACACGTTGACGGCGACGACCGGAGAGGAATCGTTTCTCTCTAAAAGTACCGTCATGCCGTTATCAAGACTGTATTTAGTTATTCCGCCAACACCCGGCAAGGTCTGCGCATTCAAACTCATAAGGTTTACTCCCGTAATCAGAATGAACAAAAAAAGTAATTTGAAAACCCCGTTCATCAACTCCGGCCGCATGAAGAAAAACCTCTAGGATTCGTCACCAGCGAGGGTTTCTGATTCCTTGCCCCGCGATTTTGCCTTCATGGCAAGCTTCCAGGCGCAACGTCCAAGCTCGAGGAAAAAATAGCAGTAAGTTATTACGACCGCGACCACTCCAGGATTGGTAACAAGCGCCGTAATAATTATGGAACCCGCAACAAGAGTGCTGAAAGGCCCGAATCTGGCAAACCGGGGAAATTTCCTGTGAGGAACCTCGCTTACCATGACAAGTCCCACGATAGGAACGAAGAAGAGATAAAAAGACTTCATAAGAGGCGTAGCCATAATCTGAAACTCGGAGAAAAGAAGTATGGGAGAAAGGATAAGTCCCGCGGCCATCGGACTCGGAAGACCCGTGAACATGCGTTTTTCCTTGGTTGTGAACTGCACGTTAAAACGCGCTAACCTAAGCGCCGCGCAGACCACGTAAAAAAGCATCGCCATCAGTCCCGGATTTCCGTAACCTGAAAGTCCCCACACGTAAAGAAGCACGGCCGGGGCCACTCCGAACGATACAAGGTCGCAGAGAGAATCATAGGATGCACCGAAGCGGCTTTCCGAGTTAAGCGCCCGGGCTATTCTGCCGTCAAGCATGTCGACAAGCACCGCCAGGCCGATAAAGGCTGCGGCCCACCAGAACCGATTGAAAAGCCACTGTTCGGAAACGGCGGTGGAGCCGTAGTCTCCGTAAATGGAAATCGAAGTCGCAATCGACGCAAGCCCGAGCGTAAGACCCAGGGTCGTGAGCAGGCTCGGCAGTATAGGAATGAGTCTTCCCGGACGGGGAGACCTTCTCCTTCTCTTTTTCTTCAAGTTAACCATGCTATAACTGTCCTGCCGGCTACAACCTTCTGCCCCACCTCGACTCCCACCTTCACGTCCTCGGGCAGGTATACATCCACCCTTGAACCGAACTTTATCATCCCGAATTTTTCCCCGATTTCCAACTCATCGCCGAATTTTGCGCGCGATACGATTCTTCTCGCGAGGAAACCGGCCACCTGAACTATAACCACTCTAACGCCACTTTCGCACTCGATCAGGGTTACAAGACGCTCGTTTGCATCGGATGAATTTCTCTCAAAGGCCATTTTGAACTTCCCGGGATAGTAGGTGGTTCCGACAACCCTGCCCGAAACAGGAGATCTGTTTATATGGCAGTCAAAGATCGAGAGGAAAATACTTATTCTCCTTGTGTTCTGCTTAAGGTAGCCGTCTTCGAAGGTCTCCGAGATATCTATTACTTTCCCGTCCGCAGGACAAATCACGGAACCCGGGTCAAGCGGAGGAAGATCCCTCTCGGGATCCCTGAAGAAATAGACAAAAAAAGCGGTCAGCAGAACAAGAACAAAGAAGAGAAAGAAAAAACCCAGAAGCGCGGAGAGAAGACAGAGTGCGACAGAAACAAAAATTACACTGAGTCCTTCGCCTGCGACCCTCAGAAACCCAAAATCCATCAGTTCTTGTCTTTATCAACCAGCTTTTTTTGGAAAAGCGAGCTCATCATGCCCCTGAGCTCGGCTCCGACGCTTTCAATCGGATGTTCTTCCCCTTGTCTCAAAAGCGCGTTATAGGTGGGCCTTCCGGCCTGATTCTCAAGTATCCACTCAGTGGCAAACTGCCCGGACTGGATCTCCCCGATTATCTTTTTCATCTCCTGTTTGACGGAGTCGTTTATGAGCCTCGGGCCTCTGGTTATATCTCCAAATTTGGCCGTATCGCTTACCGAGTAGCGCATGTTCGCTATTCCGCCCTCGTATATGAGGTCGACTATCAGCTTGACTTCGTGGCAGCATTCGAAATAAGCCATCTCGGGCGGATAACCGGCCTCGACAAGTGTTTCGTATCCGGCCAGGATGAGGGCCGTGAGTCCTCCGCAGAGAACCGACTGCTCCCCGAAAAGATCGGTCTCAGTCTCATCCTTGAAAGTCGTCTCTATAACACCCGCCCTCGAGCATCCGATGGCCCGGGCGTAAGCTAGGGCAAGGCCTTTCGCGTTACCCGTCGGATTCTGGTGAACAGCAACGAGTCCCGGCACCCCCGCACCCCCGACATACTGGTCTCTCACAGTGTGCCCGGGAGCTTTCGGAGCGACCATGAACACGTCCACGTCCGCAGGAGGTTTGATCTGTCCGTAGTGAATGTTGAAACCGTGGCTGAACATAAGAGCGTTTCCGGCAACCAGATTCTTTTCGACATGCTCATGGTATATAGCCGGCTGATAAGTGTCAGGAGCAAGCATAACCACTATGTCTGCGGATTTAGAAGCGGTTGAAACGGTCTTTACGCTAAAGCCCGCCTCCTTGGCCTTTTTCCAGTTGGCTCCGTCCTTAATATCCGCGACCGTGACCGAGATTCCGCTCTCTCTTAAGTTCTGGGCGTGTGCGTGGCCTTGGCTTCCGTAACCTATGATCGCAACTTTCTTTTTCTTAAGCTTAGACGGATCAATATCCTTATCGTAATAAACTTTCACCGGTTATATCCTCCTTTACTTGCTTTTCTTGTTCGCCCGGGACATGGCGACGGTTCCCGTTCTTGCGATTTCCTTTATCCCGAAAGGTCTTTGAAGCTCAATAAACGCCTGAAGCTTCTGCTCATCCCCCGTAACCTCGAAGGTGTAGGATTTCGGAGACACGTCAACGACCTTGGCCCGGAATATGTCCGCGACCCGGAGGATCTCCGCCTTGGAATCGGCCTTCGCGTCAACCTTAATGAGAACCATCTCTCTTTCCACGCGGTCAAGCTCGGTCATGTCAACAACCTTGATCACGTTAACCATGTTGTTGAATCTTTTTATTATCTGCTGAATTATGGCCTCGTCGCCGGTTGTGACCAGGGTTATTCTGGACGTCCCCGGTTCCTGCGTTTCCGCAACGTTAAGACTCTCTATGTTAAAGTCCCTCGCGCTGAAAAGCCCCGAGATTCTTGAAAGTACTCCGGCTTCATTGTCTACCGTTATTGATATGGTGTGCCTCGATTTCATGGAACCTCCAAACTATGGTGAAAAAGTTATCAGGGAAACGCAATTATACCGAATCCCCGAAAAATGTTAATACCCCCGGTCGAAGAACCGGCCGCCGCTCAGGCTAGCCCTCCGCAGTCCCCTTAAGAATTTCTCCAAGCTCCCCGTTTACGTGCATGTCGGTACATATATCGCATCCGCCTATGAAATTGCCGTTAACGTAGAGTTGAGGAAGCGTCGGCCACTGCGAGTAGTCCTTTATTCCCTGA comes from the Candidatus Dadabacteria bacterium genome and includes:
- a CDS encoding FMN-binding protein, whose translation is MLITLVFLFHGAEDASAKVLLTKGKALELAFPKADEVEKRHVFLTERQAESIRKMAKAEVNSRLYTFYVAKSGGKETGYAVIDTHTLRTLTETVMFVINPDGTLRHAEILAFFEPTDYMPSGKWINLFPRKTKLDKMKVGKGIPNITGATISARSFSTTTRRVLAVYRVMFGVPADS
- a CDS encoding FAD:protein FMN transferase, with amino-acid sequence MRLIALLVLLFCSCSQSTEHLYERSFHSMGSTVELKFYSPSEELFHRVVDACVERTKEIDRLFSNYRDDSVLAEVNRNAGARPVSVPGEFLRLVRISVNYSEITGGAFDITIGSLFELWRAETVAGRLPEKSRIHSALRCTGFRKIKIDEAKSQVFFDTDCLRLDFGAIGKGYAVDEMVRIARQNGITRGLVNFGGNIYAMNPPAGKKFWYVGVRKPGSDSEIISNIDLVNKGVATSGDYERYFEHGGKRYSHIIDPRTGWPAGDVTSVVAVSRTATEADVFSTAVSVLGLPGAQTFVQRDKSLGFLVVGGKGEEKSCFGSYVCP
- a CDS encoding mechanosensitive ion channel, producing MNYPQGSYIFEVVENLINHFREYHNAYSSQIENLLLSILIVAGLLFLRRILISLISKNTKDPKTVYHSKRIIGYSHAFLLIILLGSVWIKGFGSIGTYLGIASAGIAIALHETIANIAGWFFILWRKPFVIGDRIQIGDTKGDVIDLRLFQFSLVEIGNWVEAEQSTGRIIHVPNSHVLKERTANYHGAFNYIWNEIHILVTFESNWGKTREILEKVAKEKIDPSWKQAEQQLHLAAERYMIHFSKLTPAVYMSARESGVLFSVRYMVNPRQKRSSEQTLWEAILSEFKKHSDVELAYPTTRFYTYTQESTDKTDPAP
- a CDS encoding insulinase family protein → MRPELMNGVFKLLFLFILITGVNLMSLNAQTLPGVGGITKYSLDNGMTVLLERNDSSPVVAVNVWVKTGSACEEEGEYGLAHVHEHMLFKGTEKRRVGEIAGMVEAGGGDINAFTSFDETVYYIVSARRFLPMALDVLSDVMENSAFDPTELEKELEVVQEEIRRGEDSPSRVISQKLFSTAYSVHPYGRPIIGTKQSVGSFTRDGILDFYRKWYSPDNMILVVVGDFDPERIKGSVAKTFGKIKKRKTPACELPPEPEQKRTRTFVIGRDVSTGYFSFAFHTPPASHADTPVLDVISGILGTGESSRLYRKLKEQNGTVNDIYAYAYSLKESGLFVVGGVFDPGKVKKASKEIIAEIELIKNELAGAEELARAKTNIERDFIRAKETMQGQARKLGYFEIETGDYSYEQLYLERVSSVTSEDVMRVARKYLIGKNLTAGVLLPKDKTKEVERDLKKALVFPGSTSKKEKKKGPVPQAEFKKYKLSSGVRVLLKRNPAVPLFSVHAVFLGGLRYEDESTNGISNFMAEMFTRGTSSRSAEDIATQIEGLGGTVDGFSGKNSVGVTLSALSENFEGAMDIFSDVILNPSFSDEEMERGRREILAALERQKDNLTGKTVRNFLSTLFLSHPYRFNVLGTEENVSGFTSTDVSRFYEKVIRPENMVISVAGDIDTEKTLGVLEKLFGGMKKGGFKKIRPPRESALSSARENIEFEREKAQTHIIAGFHAPGFRSQDRYAFEVLNTVLSGQGGRLFIELRDKKSLAYAVTSFYVPGMEGGYFGVYIGTAPQKEKEALGAIREQLRLVLNGVGEQELERAKNYIVGSFEIGLQRNSAQASTVGFDELYGIGTYEYRKFPEKILAVTVDDVARVARKYINPGAAAVAILRPE
- the pssA gene encoding CDP-diacylglycerol--serine O-phosphatidyltransferase, giving the protein MVNLKKKRRRRSPRPGRLIPILPSLLTTLGLTLGLASIATSISIYGDYGSTAVSEQWLFNRFWWAAAFIGLAVLVDMLDGRIARALNSESRFGASYDSLCDLVSFGVAPAVLLYVWGLSGYGNPGLMAMLFYVVCAALRLARFNVQFTTKEKRMFTGLPSPMAAGLILSPILLFSEFQIMATPLMKSFYLFFVPIVGLVMVSEVPHRKFPRFARFGPFSTLVAGSIIITALVTNPGVVAVVITYCYFFLELGRCAWKLAMKAKSRGKESETLAGDES
- a CDS encoding phosphatidylserine decarboxylase family protein; the protein is MDFGFLRVAGEGLSVIFVSVALCLLSALLGFFFLFFVLVLLTAFFVYFFRDPERDLPPLDPGSVICPADGKVIDISETFEDGYLKQNTRRISIFLSIFDCHINRSPVSGRVVGTTYYPGKFKMAFERNSSDANERLVTLIECESGVRVVIVQVAGFLARRIVSRAKFGDELEIGEKFGMIKFGSRVDVYLPEDVKVGVEVGQKVVAGRTVIAWLT
- the ilvC gene encoding ketol-acid reductoisomerase, yielding MKVYYDKDIDPSKLKKKKVAIIGYGSQGHAHAQNLRESGISVTVADIKDGANWKKAKEAGFSVKTVSTASKSADIVVMLAPDTYQPAIYHEHVEKNLVAGNALMFSHGFNIHYGQIKPPADVDVFMVAPKAPGHTVRDQYVGGAGVPGLVAVHQNPTGNAKGLALAYARAIGCSRAGVIETTFKDETETDLFGEQSVLCGGLTALILAGYETLVEAGYPPEMAYFECCHEVKLIVDLIYEGGIANMRYSVSDTAKFGDITRGPRLINDSVKQEMKKIIGEIQSGQFATEWILENQAGRPTYNALLRQGEEHPIESVGAELRGMMSSLFQKKLVDKDKN
- the ilvN gene encoding acetolactate synthase small subunit codes for the protein MKSRHTISITVDNEAGVLSRISGLFSARDFNIESLNVAETQEPGTSRITLVTTGDEAIIQQIIKRFNNMVNVIKVVDMTELDRVEREMVLIKVDAKADSKAEILRVADIFRAKVVDVSPKSYTFEVTGDEQKLQAFIELQRPFGIKEIARTGTVAMSRANKKSK